A region of [Bacteroides] pectinophilus DNA encodes the following proteins:
- a CDS encoding hydrogenase maturation nickel metallochaperone HypA, with protein sequence MHELGIIVHISRTLTKLADEKKLSKIGSVTLEVGEVSGIVPDYMTDAWNYYKKKTPLLAESELRMETLPAVTFCEECGNTYETVRYGRICPRCSSPRTYLLTGSECSIKEIEAC encoded by the coding sequence ATGCATGAGCTTGGAATTATTGTACATATTTCAAGGACACTCACAAAGCTGGCGGATGAGAAGAAGCTGAGTAAAATAGGCTCTGTGACTTTAGAGGTCGGTGAGGTCAGTGGAATAGTGCCTGATTATATGACGGATGCGTGGAATTATTACAAAAAGAAGACACCGCTTCTTGCGGAATCTGAACTTAGGATGGAGACACTCCCGGCAGTAACTTTCTGTGAGGAATGTGGGAATACATATGAGACGGTCAGGTACGGAAGGATATGCCCAAGGTGCAGCAGTCCGAGGACATATCTGCTTACCGGCAGCGAATGCAGCATAAAAGAGATAGAAGCGTGCTGA
- a CDS encoding transcriptional regulator, with translation MGSYDEMLVRLEKYRKSIPMKQKQMGQAIGVSQEQYSYLENGNTKLTDKNLKALADTGADIDYIITGEHFQYSADELEDEINRAGKERDFALKMVANVMSEKIERGELQNVSRSEAKLIEAMADSWDDFSMVNFVREEEQCSQIEMAQRLGVGIKKYRELEKETLYPDAELLLSLYNMSGYQPALFMNLCDRRMLAVKMLWSAFEAGDKSQLLDFVRNLRNIMQGNTDEQKNNDYRG, from the coding sequence ATGGGTAGTTATGATGAGATGCTGGTGAGGCTGGAAAAATACAGAAAATCTATCCCCATGAAGCAGAAGCAGATGGGGCAGGCTATCGGTGTCAGTCAGGAACAATATTCATACCTTGAGAATGGTAATACAAAGCTTACGGATAAGAATCTGAAGGCACTTGCAGATACCGGAGCAGACATTGATTATATTATCACGGGTGAGCATTTTCAATATAGTGCTGATGAGCTTGAGGACGAGATTAACAGAGCCGGTAAGGAACGTGATTTTGCCTTGAAAATGGTTGCTAATGTTATGAGTGAAAAGATTGAGCGCGGTGAACTGCAGAATGTCAGTCGGTCAGAGGCGAAACTTATAGAGGCAATGGCTGATTCGTGGGATGATTTCTCGATGGTCAATTTTGTCAGGGAGGAAGAGCAGTGTTCCCAGATAGAGATGGCTCAGCGTCTTGGAGTAGGAATAAAAAAATATCGTGAGCTTGAGAAGGAAACGCTATATCCGGATGCAGAACTGCTGCTTAGCTTATATAATATGTCAGGCTATCAGCCTGCATTGTTCATGAACCTTTGCGACAGAAGAATGCTTGCTGTCAAAATGTTGTGGTCTGCATTTGAAGCTGGAGATAAATCACAATTGCTTGATTTTGTAAGAAATTTGAGGAATATTATGCAGGGGAATACAGATGAGCAGAAGAATAATGATTATAGAGGATAA
- a CDS encoding GNAT family N-acetyltransferase, translating to MEKLDISIRTATPDDAEGLLAIYAQYVENTAVTFEYSVPSEAEFRRRIENTLKKYPYLVAVSQGEIVGYAYAGEFRKCGYKFGRWYNVAWMEKYINDHERKPQPVKTFREIAADIIE from the coding sequence GTGGAGAAGTTAGATATCAGCATAAGAACCGCAACGCCTGATGATGCAGAAGGACTGCTGGCAATTTATGCACAATATGTTGAAAATACGGCAGTTACATTTGAGTATTCTGTTCCGTCTGAAGCAGAATTCAGACGCAGAATTGAGAATACGCTTAAGAAGTATCCGTATCTGGTGGCAGTATCACAGGGAGAGATTGTCGGATATGCCTATGCCGGAGAATTCAGAAAGTGCGGTTATAAGTTCGGACGCTGGTATAATGTAGCCTGGATGGAGAAGTATATTAATGATCATGAACGTAAGCCACAGCCTGTTAAGACATTCCGGGAGATAGCTGCGGATATAATTGAATGA
- a CDS encoding response regulator, which translates to MSRRIMIIEDNETTREILASAVEDVCPDADIRKFADTKGAVETAINSRIDLFLVDIITNTNVPGDTSGIRFVEAVRRINEYEFTPVIFITSLEDPAMYAYAQLHSFSYIEKPFDIDCVKDAIAKALRMPQAHINDRQMFFRSDGILFPVKCSEIIYIENIDHKAHFHKVTGEELIIPKKTCRQILEEADNDALIQCNRGVIINRNYIEHIDLTNRCIRMRGIDAGIVIGVTFVKKIIGMIKDG; encoded by the coding sequence ATGAGCAGAAGAATAATGATTATAGAGGATAACGAAACAACACGAGAAATTCTGGCATCAGCAGTAGAAGATGTGTGCCCTGACGCAGACATAAGAAAATTTGCAGATACAAAAGGAGCGGTTGAGACAGCGATAAACAGCAGGATAGATTTATTTCTTGTTGATATAATAACTAACACTAATGTGCCCGGGGATACCTCGGGCATTCGTTTCGTTGAGGCAGTCCGCCGTATAAATGAATATGAATTCACGCCGGTCATATTTATAACTTCATTAGAAGATCCGGCAATGTATGCATATGCACAGCTGCATAGTTTCAGTTATATAGAAAAGCCTTTTGACATTGACTGCGTTAAAGATGCAATAGCCAAAGCACTCCGTATGCCTCAGGCACATATTAACGACAGACAGATGTTTTTCAGAAGCGATGGAATCTTATTCCCAGTAAAATGTTCAGAAATTATTTACATAGAAAATATAGATCATAAAGCACATTTTCACAAAGTCACAGGAGAAGAACTAATAATCCCCAAAAAGACATGCAGGCAGATACTGGAGGAGGCAGACAACGATGCGCTTATCCAATGTAACCGCGGTGTAATCATCAACAGGAACTACATCGAACACATAGACCTGACTAACAGATGCATCCGTATGAGAGGCATAGATGCGGGTATAGTGATTGGCGTTACATTTGTTAAGAAGATAATCGGGATGATTAAGGATGGTTGA
- a CDS encoding accessory gene regulator B family protein — MEHLQNYIQIKYDFTDYQMAQLRFFTVTLLSELSKFLIIGLFFIYDIRLYLWTIVVFQIVRSTTGGIHCRTYAGCLLLSLAFMVIIIKVLPLFTPVLFARILMLVICAAVSFIIGPVTSAKHLKLSNNTRFRLRLKVIAVIAVYIFVMCMKPDSRYIITGFWTIILNTFQLGVAKKIKKEV; from the coding sequence ATGGAACATTTACAGAATTATATTCAGATAAAGTATGATTTTACAGACTATCAGATGGCACAGCTCCGTTTCTTTACGGTCACTCTGCTATCTGAGCTGAGCAAATTCCTGATCATAGGACTTTTCTTCATATATGACATCAGATTATATCTATGGACAATAGTTGTCTTTCAGATAGTACGTTCAACAACCGGAGGTATACACTGCCGCACATATGCAGGGTGCCTACTGCTTTCACTTGCATTTATGGTTATTATAATTAAAGTGCTGCCTTTATTCACGCCGGTACTTTTTGCGCGGATTCTGATGCTTGTGATATGTGCGGCAGTCTCTTTCATAATCGGTCCCGTAACATCCGCAAAACACCTTAAGCTAAGCAATAATACCAGGTTCCGCCTGCGGCTGAAGGTTATTGCCGTTATTGCTGTATATATTTTCGTAATGTGTATGAAGCCTGACAGCCGCTACATTATAACCGGCTTTTGGACTATTATACTTAATACATTTCAACTGGGAGTTGCAAAAAAAATTAAAAAGGAGGTTTAG
- a CDS encoding FAD-dependent oxidoreductase: MAEQRELIIKLGQKITDRIGVKVTTEDPEYWGLAGVVTDEMAEVALGMKVRVPMTLEQVAKKCKKSVERTEQLLQEMSVIGLIEYNWENEDRHKQYILPMFVPGSAEFMVMNGRQVEEHPEVADFFEQMSRLPLEKVTPMVPPGGAGIGMHVIPVETAIPATPESVSIEHISYWLNKYKDKYAVGACSCRRQQRVRGEGTGDIEGDLCIGVGDMADYLVETGRGHYADIDEVMAILKRAEDNGYVHQITNIDGEDKIFAICNCAVGVCNALRTSQLFNTPNMSRSAYRASVTPDRCVACGRCVQYCPTGAAKLGQKLCTKNGPVEYPQHELPDTVKWGPEKWDKNYRDNNQINCYDTGTAPCKSACPAHLPVQGYIKLASQGRYMDALKLIKTENPFPAVCGAICNRKCEDACTRGTIDQAVAIDEIKKFIAEQELHEANRYIPETVNHEGKQFEQKIAIIGAGPAGMSAAYYLRCKGYPVDIFEKEKTPGGMILNGIPSFRLEEQVIEAEVDVLRKMGIGFKCGVEVGRDITIEQLRQQGYKAFYIAIGAQGGRKLGIAGEDADGVIAGVEFLKKINTDEKSAHIKGRTVVVGGGNVAVDVARTALRAGASEVTMVCLEDRESMPAAKDEIEEALEENITINNSWGPKEILTDGGKVTGIVFRKCTAVREAQGRFNPQYDENDTMTIECDNVLVSVGQSVVWGSLIEGTKVELNPNMTVKADPVTYQTAEPDIFVGGDVYTGPRFAIDAIAAGKEACESIHRYVHKGHSLTLGRNLRQFPSLDKDNLAIEPDSYDNAPRQACHKKTDENGLTFRDLRSTFTEEQVKKEAARCLGCGATVVDPNKCIGCGLCTTKCEFDAIHLSRDIPEASTMRKSEDKMKAILPYMLKREIKIKFKKDK; this comes from the coding sequence ATGGCAGAACAAAGAGAGCTGATTATAAAGCTCGGACAGAAGATAACTGACCGTATCGGAGTTAAGGTGACCACGGAAGATCCTGAATACTGGGGACTTGCCGGAGTTGTCACAGACGAGATGGCAGAGGTCGCACTTGGAATGAAGGTAAGAGTGCCTATGACACTTGAGCAGGTTGCGAAGAAGTGTAAGAAGAGTGTTGAGCGTACGGAACAGCTTCTTCAGGAGATGAGTGTAATAGGACTTATCGAGTATAACTGGGAGAACGAGGACAGGCACAAGCAGTATATACTCCCGATGTTCGTTCCGGGAAGTGCTGAATTCATGGTAATGAACGGCAGGCAGGTCGAGGAACATCCGGAGGTCGCTGATTTCTTTGAGCAGATGTCACGTCTTCCGCTTGAGAAGGTAACACCTATGGTTCCACCGGGAGGAGCAGGCATAGGAATGCATGTAATTCCTGTTGAGACAGCGATTCCTGCAACGCCTGAATCTGTAAGCATTGAGCACATTTCATACTGGCTCAATAAGTACAAGGACAAGTATGCAGTAGGTGCATGCTCATGCCGCAGACAGCAGCGTGTGCGTGGTGAAGGTACAGGTGATATAGAGGGAGATCTGTGTATAGGTGTCGGTGATATGGCAGATTACCTTGTTGAGACAGGCAGAGGACATTACGCAGATATTGATGAAGTAATGGCGATACTTAAGCGTGCTGAAGATAACGGATATGTACATCAGATAACCAATATTGACGGTGAGGATAAGATATTTGCAATATGTAACTGCGCAGTAGGTGTATGTAATGCGCTCAGGACATCACAGCTTTTTAATACACCTAATATGTCACGTTCGGCATATCGTGCAAGTGTAACTCCTGACCGCTGTGTTGCATGTGGAAGATGTGTGCAGTACTGCCCTACGGGTGCTGCCAAGCTCGGACAGAAGCTGTGTACGAAGAACGGCCCTGTAGAATATCCGCAGCATGAGCTTCCTGACACTGTGAAGTGGGGACCTGAGAAGTGGGACAAGAATTATCGCGACAATAATCAGATTAACTGTTACGATACGGGAACAGCACCATGTAAGAGTGCCTGTCCTGCACATCTTCCGGTTCAGGGCTACATAAAGCTTGCATCACAGGGAAGATATATGGATGCACTTAAGCTGATTAAGACAGAGAATCCGTTCCCCGCCGTATGCGGTGCCATATGTAACCGTAAGTGTGAGGATGCATGTACAAGAGGAACGATAGACCAGGCAGTTGCCATAGACGAGATTAAGAAGTTTATAGCAGAGCAGGAGCTTCACGAAGCCAACAGATATATACCTGAGACAGTCAACCATGAAGGTAAGCAGTTCGAGCAGAAGATTGCAATAATCGGTGCGGGACCTGCCGGAATGTCAGCAGCTTATTATCTCAGATGCAAAGGCTATCCGGTAGACATCTTTGAGAAGGAAAAGACACCGGGCGGCATGATACTTAACGGAATCCCATCCTTCAGACTTGAGGAGCAGGTAATTGAGGCAGAGGTTGACGTACTCCGCAAGATGGGAATAGGTTTTAAGTGCGGAGTAGAGGTAGGCAGGGATATAACTATTGAGCAGTTAAGGCAGCAGGGCTATAAGGCATTTTATATTGCTATAGGAGCTCAGGGCGGAAGAAAGCTCGGAATCGCAGGAGAGGATGCTGATGGAGTTATAGCCGGAGTTGAGTTCCTCAAGAAGATTAATACTGATGAGAAGAGCGCCCATATCAAGGGAAGAACAGTTGTAGTCGGAGGCGGCAATGTTGCCGTGGATGTTGCGAGAACAGCTTTGAGAGCAGGTGCATCGGAAGTGACGATGGTGTGTCTTGAAGACAGGGAGAGCATGCCGGCGGCAAAGGATGAGATTGAAGAGGCACTTGAAGAGAACATCACAATCAATAATTCATGGGGACCAAAGGAGATACTAACAGACGGAGGTAAGGTTACGGGTATTGTATTCAGGAAGTGTACAGCCGTACGTGAGGCACAGGGACGATTTAATCCACAGTATGACGAGAATGATACGATGACGATTGAATGTGATAATGTGCTTGTGTCAGTAGGACAGTCAGTTGTATGGGGAAGCCTTATTGAGGGTACAAAGGTAGAGCTTAATCCTAATATGACTGTTAAGGCAGACCCTGTGACGTACCAGACAGCGGAGCCGGATATATTTGTGGGCGGTGATGTGTATACAGGACCGAGATTTGCAATAGACGCGATTGCGGCAGGCAAGGAAGCATGCGAGTCAATTCACAGATATGTGCATAAGGGACACAGCCTTACATTGGGACGTAATCTGCGTCAGTTCCCATCGCTTGACAAGGATAATCTTGCGATTGAGCCGGACAGCTATGACAATGCGCCGCGTCAGGCATGCCATAAGAAGACGGATGAGAACGGGCTTACATTCAGAGATCTGCGCAGTACATTTACAGAGGAGCAGGTTAAGAAGGAAGCAGCAAGATGCCTTGGCTGCGGAGCTACAGTGGTAGACCCTAACAAATGTATCGGCTGCGGCTTATGCACAACCAAATGCGAATTTGACGCGATACATCTTTCAAGGGATATACCTGAAGCAAGCACGATGCGCAAATCGGAGGATAAGATGAAAGCAATTCTTCCGTATATGCTTAAGAGAGAGATTAAGATTAAGTTCAAGAAGGACAAATAA
- a CDS encoding metallophosphoesterase has product MINKRYIKTAGAIISAAVLLVSAGCGSRNNVPGGSVQAESIAGNDKGSTSVSTADVTLTRDSEYPDYYEQEVRKTIQTLDDTITGDSVSYIFITDTHLDSNEASTTAAYRMYNAVVDVANNSDVDFVCVGGDIYDGRHAEENGKANAMQIIRNVAEILSTCNKPVFFLHGNHDDNSFSAQVDGNLLYSADYIINKEEWYSVTMAYFPQYATEYEHGYFYYDLPGKNVRVVCLNMSDSDDTVVNGEQNEMGMYFYGYKDKQIDWLLDKAFAREDCRYLIMSHDAFDYPEGYNVSSNRDTLHDILTAAYTHQNYNNGRFAKDFSLWNSNIVLYNCGHLHMERVYMAPDMGGLPLINTDKGKVAEHGVWGTFGSNGYWCQKPRTAGTITEALFDIVVSKPDELDFVRFGAGDDWQVKY; this is encoded by the coding sequence GTGATTAATAAAAGATATATAAAGACAGCGGGAGCAATTATAAGTGCAGCAGTGCTGCTTGTGTCAGCAGGCTGCGGAAGCCGGAACAATGTGCCGGGTGGCAGTGTGCAGGCGGAAAGTATTGCAGGCAATGATAAGGGAAGTACATCAGTCAGTACGGCAGATGTGACACTGACACGCGATTCGGAATATCCCGATTATTATGAGCAGGAAGTACGCAAGACAATACAGACACTTGACGATACAATTACCGGAGACAGCGTGAGCTATATATTTATCACGGATACACATCTTGACAGCAATGAAGCAAGCACAACGGCGGCATACCGTATGTATAATGCAGTTGTGGATGTTGCGAATAATTCTGATGTCGATTTTGTATGTGTCGGCGGTGACATATATGATGGAAGACATGCGGAGGAGAACGGCAAGGCTAATGCAATGCAGATAATCCGTAATGTGGCAGAGATACTGTCGACATGCAATAAGCCGGTATTTTTCCTGCATGGCAACCATGATGATAACAGCTTTTCGGCACAGGTTGACGGCAATCTGCTTTACAGTGCCGACTATATTATCAATAAAGAGGAGTGGTATTCCGTTACAATGGCATATTTTCCGCAGTATGCTACAGAGTATGAGCACGGATATTTTTATTATGACCTTCCAGGTAAGAATGTGCGTGTTGTCTGCCTTAATATGAGCGACAGTGACGACACGGTGGTTAATGGTGAGCAGAATGAGATGGGCATGTACTTTTACGGATATAAGGATAAGCAGATAGACTGGCTTCTTGACAAAGCATTTGCAAGGGAGGACTGCCGGTACCTTATAATGTCACATGATGCATTTGATTATCCGGAAGGTTATAATGTTTCAAGTAACAGAGATACATTGCATGATATTCTGACTGCGGCATATACACATCAGAATTATAATAACGGCAGGTTTGCCAAAGATTTTTCCTTATGGAACAGCAATATAGTACTTTATAATTGTGGTCATCTTCATATGGAAAGAGTATATATGGCACCTGACATGGGCGGGCTCCCGCTTATTAATACAGATAAAGGAAAGGTTGCAGAACATGGCGTATGGGGAACATTCGGTTCTAACGGATACTGGTGCCAGAAGCCGAGAACAGCGGGAACCATTACAGAGGCGCTTTTTGATATAGTTGTAAGTAAGCCGGATGAGCTTGACTTTGTAAGGTTCGGAGCAGGTGATGACTGGCAGGTAAAATATTAG
- the hypB gene encoding hydrogenase nickel incorporation protein HypB produces MDMKIIEVKQSIFADNDADADRLRQQLKAEGTFLLNVMSSPGSGKTTTLVKTINALSDEFRIGIMEADIDSDVDARTMSDNTKAKTIQIHTGGMCHLDADMTRQGITELGTDDVDLAILENVGNLVCPAEFDTGASKNVMILSVPEGHDKPLKYPLIFTVCDALLINKIDVLPYFDFDMDKVTEYAHMRNPDIKIFPICAKTGEGMDAWYEWLRTEVKEWRS; encoded by the coding sequence ATGGATATGAAGATAATAGAGGTAAAGCAGAGTATATTTGCGGATAATGACGCTGATGCAGATAGACTAAGACAGCAGCTTAAGGCGGAGGGGACATTTCTTCTTAATGTTATGTCCTCTCCCGGAAGCGGTAAGACAACTACACTTGTTAAAACAATTAACGCCTTGTCTGATGAGTTCAGAATTGGTATAATGGAAGCCGACATTGACTCTGATGTGGATGCACGGACAATGTCAGATAATACTAAGGCAAAGACTATTCAGATTCATACAGGCGGAATGTGTCATCTTGATGCGGATATGACAAGGCAGGGAATTACAGAGCTTGGAACAGATGATGTTGACCTGGCAATCCTTGAGAATGTAGGTAATCTTGTATGTCCGGCAGAGTTTGATACCGGAGCGTCTAAGAATGTCATGATACTGTCAGTGCCTGAAGGACATGATAAACCACTCAAGTATCCGCTTATATTTACGGTATGCGATGCGCTTCTGATTAATAAGATTGATGTACTGCCATATTTTGATTTTGATATGGATAAGGTTACGGAATATGCGCATATGCGTAATCCTGATATTAAGATATTCCCGATATGTGCCAAGACCGGTGAAGGGATGGATGCATGGTATGAGTGGCTTCGCACGGAGGTAAAGGAGTGGAGAAGTTAG
- a CDS encoding GHKL domain-containing protein: protein MVDYKICWVIEILMIISCLHKIEGKKFILNARTIILVISDVLILNAVDKGMIPDIASILVYPLIAGYTFLQFGSGIKRSIIDICIMFVFLGIIQMFCTMPVTYVFQRYLDEDTMSLIIYIVALFVYLISTHFIDLHALEEIFLKSELLLIGVMIIGTIIVVAALIMTKALAGMFFGEYITAFILIVMIFAITVSWNNYKQKAIEASSELHAYKIYEESYKNLIDEIRVRQHDFDNHLNAIYNQHTIYKTYDELVLHQQLYCNQLIADNKYKKLLCIGNSAVIGFLYGKFLEAEKKGIQIDYDIHIIELNIGIPIHKIIEILGNFINNAIDALEVYSPKRLHVQIIESNSDFVLFVDNSGEYIITEEFSNFFRKGYSKKGDGRGLGLYAIKKMSMEYEFDIICCNELIDESNMVRFGIRKNKETTKQN, encoded by the coding sequence ATGGTTGATTATAAAATTTGCTGGGTTATAGAGATTTTAATGATAATTAGCTGCTTACACAAAATAGAAGGAAAGAAATTTATATTGAATGCTAGAACTATTATATTAGTGATTTCAGATGTGTTAATATTAAACGCTGTAGATAAAGGAATGATTCCTGATATTGCTAGTATTTTAGTATATCCGTTAATAGCTGGATATACTTTTTTGCAGTTCGGAAGTGGGATAAAAAGAAGCATTATAGATATCTGTATAATGTTTGTTTTTCTTGGCATTATACAGATGTTTTGTACAATGCCTGTTACTTATGTATTTCAAAGATATCTTGATGAAGATACAATGTCATTAATTATTTATATTGTGGCTCTGTTTGTATATTTAATAAGTACACATTTTATTGATTTGCATGCATTGGAAGAAATATTCTTAAAATCAGAGCTGTTATTAATAGGTGTAATGATAATAGGAACGATAATTGTAGTAGCAGCATTGATTATGACGAAAGCATTGGCAGGAATGTTTTTTGGAGAGTATATAACAGCCTTTATCCTTATAGTTATGATTTTTGCAATTACAGTTAGCTGGAATAATTATAAGCAAAAGGCAATAGAGGCATCATCAGAACTCCATGCATATAAGATATATGAAGAATCATATAAGAATCTCATTGATGAAATAAGAGTCAGACAGCATGATTTTGATAATCATTTAAATGCTATATATAATCAGCATACTATATATAAAACCTATGATGAGTTGGTATTGCATCAACAATTGTACTGTAACCAGCTTATTGCAGATAATAAGTATAAGAAACTGTTATGTATTGGAAATTCAGCTGTAATAGGTTTTCTGTACGGAAAATTCCTTGAAGCTGAGAAAAAGGGCATTCAGATTGATTATGACATTCATATTATTGAACTTAATATTGGAATACCAATACACAAAATTATTGAAATACTCGGTAATTTTATAAATAATGCAATTGATGCCTTGGAGGTATATAGTCCGAAAAGGCTGCATGTGCAAATTATAGAGAGTAATAGTGATTTTGTGTTATTTGTGGATAATTCAGGGGAATACATAATTACAGAAGAGTTTTCTAACTTTTTTAGAAAGGGATATAGCAAAAAAGGAGATGGAAGGGGACTTGGACTATACGCAATTAAGAAAATGAGTATGGAGTATGAATTTGATATTATATGCTGTAATGAATTAATTGATGAATCTAATATGGTTAGGTTTGGAATAAGAAAGAATAAAGAGACTACCAAACAAAATTAA
- a CDS encoding DUF5692 family protein produces the protein MLFHVYGSDAVCQWIAMLAVLAGLILLNEFARRTKAGGLLMFGVIPLALTVYFVVIAVAARMGAEWAVNNQTHMYMNGWFHYMKLYASLAGCIGFMMIKYEWGIGKTHWFKAYPFAIVAINILIAVASDFESAINGWYSWWLSSEGVWLYGGWHNVMNGIAGLINIFCMTGWWAVYSSKDKKDMIWPDMIWVYILVYDVWNFAYTYNCLPTHSWFCGVALLLAPTVAALIWNKGGWIQNRANTLCIWCMFAQIFPLFQETFADGTKLFPWAAITTQYADGTLNGIAAGTSVNADPTAMTVVSALALIVNIIAIVYIIWKSVKTKTNPYKGEIFKDFKYYKEAADRAEIR, from the coding sequence ATGTTATTTCATGTTTATGGAAGTGATGCAGTCTGTCAGTGGATAGCAATGCTGGCAGTGCTGGCAGGACTTATCCTGCTTAATGAATTTGCAAGAAGGACAAAGGCAGGCGGACTTCTTATGTTCGGAGTTATACCTCTTGCACTTACGGTATATTTTGTAGTGATTGCAGTTGCGGCACGAATGGGAGCAGAGTGGGCGGTTAACAACCAGACCCATATGTATATGAACGGCTGGTTCCATTATATGAAGCTCTATGCTTCACTTGCGGGATGTATCGGCTTTATGATGATTAAGTATGAGTGGGGAATCGGTAAGACGCACTGGTTCAAGGCATACCCGTTTGCAATCGTTGCAATCAACATACTTATTGCTGTGGCGAGTGATTTTGAATCGGCAATTAACGGCTGGTATTCATGGTGGCTTTCATCTGAAGGCGTATGGCTGTATGGCGGCTGGCATAATGTAATGAACGGAATCGCAGGACTTATTAATATATTCTGTATGACAGGCTGGTGGGCAGTCTATTCATCCAAGGATAAGAAGGATATGATATGGCCGGATATGATATGGGTATATATTCTTGTATACGACGTATGGAATTTTGCTTATACATATAACTGCCTGCCGACACATTCATGGTTCTGTGGTGTTGCGCTGCTTCTTGCACCTACTGTTGCAGCACTTATCTGGAATAAGGGCGGATGGATTCAGAACCGTGCCAACACACTCTGCATATGGTGTATGTTTGCACAGATATTTCCATTGTTCCAGGAGACGTTTGCAGACGGAACCAAGCTGTTCCCATGGGCTGCGATTACAACACAGTATGCAGACGGAACACTTAACGGCATAGCGGCGGGTACATCAGTTAATGCTGATCCTACGGCTATGACGGTTGTCAGTGCTCTTGCTTTAATTGTAAATATAATTGCAATTGTATACATTATCTGGAAGTCTGTAAAGACAAAGACCAACCCATACAAGGGTGAGATATTCAAGGATTTCAAGTATTATAAGGAAGCAGCCGACAGAGCTGAGATCAGGTAA